One genomic segment of Deltaproteobacteria bacterium includes these proteins:
- a CDS encoding thiolase family protein: MTGELIDRTNTTFYRIMKPDSAFRVCLCHSNVENKKLDKIYKYAIKKTYRGVYMKKVAIVGFGTTQFRARWIEKTYYELAYDAAKLALEDAGIDKKEIGGVVYGIYNEFFERQLMPDVYIHNYIGMGLKPSVRVATGGATGGAAVFVAWSWIASGLYDSVMVLGVEKATDNYNYVLGHSTPEVLKAILFSGDMTFETPMGITAAASYALPLVAHMNKYGTPTEKQMAMVSVKNHKNAMNNSIAQSPKLLTIDDVLNSKMITYPFKFYDNCLYSEGASAVILASEDKAKELTDNPAWITGVGLSLDKAYAGERHDITVFTSSVYAGKDAYKMAGIRNPRKDLDFAELHDAFTGAEILSYEAFNFCKPGEGGKLIEDGVVEMGGELPVNPSGGLIGCGHAVGATGVMQTGEAALQVQGRAEKRQVKNARKGIVQSIGGPATAWTAALIVERIDKIKVKAKKDSKSQTPVTKKNNEKVVR; the protein is encoded by the coding sequence GTGACCGGTGAACTTATTGATAGAACGAATACCACATTTTATCGTATTATGAAACCGGATTCCGCATTCCGCGTATGCCTTTGTCACAGTAATGTGGAAAATAAAAAACTGGATAAAATATATAAATATGCTATAAAGAAAACCTATAGAGGTGTCTATATGAAGAAGGTTGCTATTGTTGGATTCGGGACCACGCAGTTCAGGGCAAGATGGATTGAGAAAACATACTATGAGCTTGCCTATGATGCGGCAAAGCTGGCACTTGAGGACGCCGGTATAGACAAAAAAGAGATCGGCGGTGTGGTGTATGGTATTTATAACGAGTTTTTTGAAAGACAGTTAATGCCTGATGTGTATATACATAACTACATAGGCATGGGGCTTAAACCATCGGTAAGGGTAGCAACAGGCGGGGCAACAGGCGGAGCAGCTGTGTTTGTTGCATGGTCGTGGATAGCATCCGGTTTGTATGATAGCGTCATGGTCCTTGGCGTAGAAAAGGCAACGGACAACTATAACTATGTTCTAGGACATTCAACGCCGGAGGTATTGAAAGCAATATTATTTTCAGGGGATATGACATTTGAAACACCGATGGGCATAACGGCTGCGGCATCTTATGCTCTGCCTCTTGTTGCGCATATGAATAAGTATGGCACACCAACAGAAAAGCAGATGGCAATGGTTTCTGTTAAAAATCATAAGAATGCAATGAACAACTCAATAGCTCAAAGTCCAAAGCTGCTTACAATAGATGATGTTCTTAATTCAAAGATGATCACATATCCGTTCAAGTTTTATGATAACTGTCTGTACTCAGAAGGTGCATCAGCCGTTATTCTTGCCTCAGAGGACAAGGCTAAAGAATTAACAGATAATCCTGCATGGATAACAGGCGTAGGGCTTTCACTTGATAAGGCTTATGCCGGGGAACGGCATGACATCACCGTATTCACATCAAGCGTATATGCCGGGAAAGATGCTTATAAGATGGCCGGCATAAGGAACCCGAGAAAGGACCTGGATTTTGCTGAACTTCATGATGCATTCACGGGTGCAGAGATACTCTCTTATGAGGCATTCAATTTTTGTAAACCAGGTGAGGGTGGAAAATTAATCGAAGACGGGGTTGTTGAAATGGGTGGGGAACTGCCTGTAAATCCAAGCGGCGGGTTGATTGGATGCGGGCACGCGGTCGGGGCAACAGGCGTTATGCAGACAGGGGAAGCGGCATTGCAGGTTCAGGGCAGGGCAGAAAAAAGACAGGTAAAAAATGCGCGCAAAGGGATTGTGCAAAGTATTGGCGGTCCTGCAACAGCATGGACAGCGGCTCTTATTGTAGAAAGGATTGATAAAATTAAGGTCAAGGCAAAGAAGGATTCCAAGAGTCAAACACCTGTTACAAAAAAGAACAATGAGAAGGTAGTAAGATGA
- the pgsA gene encoding CDP-diacylglycerol--glycerol-3-phosphate 3-phosphatidyltransferase produces MHNKLVRDMLKLPNLLSLSRILMVPVLIVLMEIIKYMPADNMYRLKWISFASAVVFGFGGLTDFFDGYFARKYKDITTIGKLIDPVADKVLVATSLIMLISINRIYGWVVVLIIGREFAVTGLRSIASSEGIVIPASLEGKYKTVFQITGIIGLLIHYTYFGIDFQKIGMLYVWIALIVTLWSGTKYFINFSNIFGKEENYGSSKSNTGGSIIH; encoded by the coding sequence ATGCATAATAAGCTTGTAAGGGATATGCTTAAACTGCCCAATTTACTCTCTCTGTCTCGAATCTTGATGGTTCCGGTTCTTATAGTTTTAATGGAGATTATAAAGTATATGCCCGCGGACAACATGTATAGGTTAAAATGGATAAGTTTTGCCTCTGCTGTTGTGTTTGGTTTTGGTGGGCTTACCGATTTTTTTGACGGGTATTTCGCGAGAAAGTATAAAGACATAACAACAATAGGTAAATTGATAGATCCTGTAGCAGACAAAGTACTGGTAGCTACTTCTTTAATTATGCTTATATCCATCAATCGAATTTATGGATGGGTAGTTGTTCTCATAATAGGAAGGGAATTCGCAGTAACGGGATTAAGATCGATAGCCTCTTCAGAAGGTATTGTTATCCCCGCGTCTCTGGAGGGTAAATATAAGACGGTTTTTCAGATAACGGGGATTATCGGGTTATTAATTCATTATACATACTTTGGCATTGATTTTCAAAAAATAGGAATGCTGTATGTGTGGATTGCATTGATCGTAACCTTATGGTCGGGAACGAAATATTTTATAAATTTTTCCAATATATTTGGGAAGGAGGAAAACTATGGCAGTAGCAAGAGTAACACAGGTGGTAGCATCATCCACTAA
- a CDS encoding lytic transglycosylase domain-containing protein yields the protein MKKILFLIILSIIPYTGYAKAAVYSYVDRNGVMHFTNVPTNNKYKLLFRDLSSYNHEQIAENKLKHEVMIIADKYNIDPLLIMAMIKVESDYMPDAVSSAGAVGLMQVLPSTAELFYVKNLYSPKDNIEAGVEYFKYLYTIFNGDYVKAIAAYNAGEQAVLKYKGIPPYPETQWYVAKVLKTFFKMKGYIKR from the coding sequence GTGAAAAAAATACTATTCTTAATTATTTTGTCTATCATACCATATACAGGGTATGCAAAGGCAGCTGTATACAGCTATGTTGACAGAAATGGCGTTATGCATTTCACAAATGTTCCCACCAACAATAAGTATAAACTCCTTTTCAGGGATTTATCTTCCTATAATCATGAACAAATAGCAGAGAATAAATTGAAGCACGAGGTTATGATTATAGCAGATAAGTACAATATAGATCCCTTGCTTATTATGGCAATGATAAAAGTGGAAAGTGATTATATGCCTGATGCTGTTTCCTCTGCCGGTGCTGTTGGATTAATGCAGGTATTACCATCAACAGCAGAATTGTTTTATGTAAAAAATCTTTACTCACCCAAAGACAACATAGAAGCAGGGGTAGAATATTTTAAGTATCTCTATACCATATTTAATGGAGATTATGTAAAGGCAATAGCAGCATATAATGCAGGCGAACAGGCTGTACTTAAATATAAAGGCATTCCTCCATACCCTGAAACCCAGTGGTACGTAGCAAAGGTTTTAAAAACCTTCTTTAAAATGAAGGGATATATAAAAAGGTGA
- a CDS encoding dodecin family protein yields MAVARVTQVVASSTKSWDDAVQEALKRANKTLRNLTGMEIVSQKAKIQNGKIKEFRVTINITFILED; encoded by the coding sequence ATGGCAGTAGCAAGAGTAACACAGGTGGTAGCATCATCCACTAAGAGCTGGGATGATGCAGTTCAGGAGGCATTAAAAAGGGCAAATAAGACATTGAGAAATCTTACTGGTATGGAAATCGTTTCTCAGAAGGCGAAGATACAGAATGGGAAGATAAAAGAATTCAGGGTAACCATTAACATAACATTCATTCTTGAGGATTAA
- a CDS encoding tetratricopeptide repeat protein, whose protein sequence is MAKIKKISTNNSTDSQLTNAKRYIAEGNYVDAKDEIEHVLDASPMDDRALNLLAIVMLKLEQYDKAVKLYEELITRYPQTTTLHTNLGVAYLKNNQAEKAIKEFEFVINKESGNKTANKLLGRALLKLDKVQDAIESFERAGMHEYANKLKQHGATDSVVSELSGEDIAHEEINKNKIIGEIFSKRTASVIEQDVLAGDVIINDDTPEEEIIKKREEFSEQQIIEENELAEQETEKVFPDSVKERSDDADEQTQQDVRRSTLEPHSEKEEEQDAGYEKSHIIARGNTASEDEITSGSYNKTVHKEPLVLVGKELEAMEKESAIRIYDKHAVFISDALLAFRLNGNIVYVKSKGVDMQTEGLTVEQAYKRYRGKDTKAIFAEKKDDPIILFYGTGMIVYKSQLLSVKVFNIKNEHIFVNDERLEAFYGDLEWENGRLELQADKSKNVTQFKGTGDIFLGLNNGLHSVEITSNNPMILRIESLLGWYGKLIPRLVSNQTQLSGLFISFHGEGVVLLDA, encoded by the coding sequence ATGGCAAAAATAAAAAAGATTTCTACTAACAATTCAACGGATAGTCAGCTTACCAATGCAAAGAGGTATATAGCAGAAGGTAATTACGTTGATGCGAAAGATGAAATTGAGCATGTACTTGATGCGAGTCCAATGGATGATAGGGCTTTAAACCTGCTTGCAATAGTTATGCTTAAACTTGAACAATATGATAAAGCAGTTAAACTATATGAAGAACTCATAACACGTTATCCTCAAACAACGACATTACATACAAACCTTGGTGTCGCGTATCTCAAGAATAACCAGGCAGAAAAAGCGATCAAAGAATTTGAGTTTGTGATAAATAAAGAGTCAGGCAATAAAACAGCAAACAAGCTCCTTGGCAGGGCATTATTAAAACTTGATAAAGTGCAGGACGCGATTGAATCTTTTGAAAGGGCAGGAATGCATGAGTATGCAAACAAGTTAAAGCAGCACGGTGCCACTGATTCGGTGGTGTCTGAACTCTCCGGAGAAGATATCGCGCACGAAGAAATTAATAAGAATAAAATTATTGGAGAGATTTTCAGTAAACGCACAGCTTCCGTTATAGAGCAAGACGTATTGGCAGGGGATGTGATTATAAATGATGATACGCCCGAAGAAGAGATTATCAAAAAGCGGGAAGAATTCAGTGAACAGCAGATTATAGAAGAAAATGAATTGGCAGAACAAGAAACAGAAAAAGTCTTTCCGGATAGTGTAAAAGAAAGATCAGATGATGCAGATGAACAAACCCAGCAAGATGTCCGGAGATCAACATTAGAGCCTCATTCCGAAAAGGAAGAAGAACAGGATGCCGGGTATGAAAAAAGCCATATAATTGCCAGAGGGAATACAGCAAGTGAAGATGAAATAACGTCTGGATCATATAATAAGACAGTGCATAAAGAGCCTTTAGTCCTGGTTGGTAAAGAGCTTGAGGCAATGGAAAAAGAATCAGCAATACGGATTTATGATAAGCACGCCGTTTTTATAAGTGATGCACTTTTAGCCTTTCGGTTGAATGGAAATATTGTTTATGTAAAGTCTAAAGGCGTTGACATGCAAACGGAAGGCCTAACAGTAGAACAAGCGTACAAAAGGTACAGGGGAAAAGATACAAAAGCCATATTCGCAGAAAAAAAAGACGATCCTATAATTCTTTTTTACGGTACGGGAATGATCGTATATAAATCGCAGCTTTTATCGGTAAAAGTTTTTAATATAAAAAATGAACACATATTCGTTAATGATGAAAGACTCGAGGCTTTTTATGGGGATCTTGAATGGGAAAACGGACGGCTTGAGTTGCAGGCAGATAAAAGTAAAAATGTGACACAATTCAAAGGCACTGGCGACATATTTCTCGGTTTGAATAACGGGTTGCACAGCGTTGAAATAACATCAAATAATCCCATGATATTGCGCATAGAATCACTGCTCGGATGGTATGGTAAATTGATACCAAGACTTGTATCAAATCAGACGCAGCTTTCCGGTTTGTTTATATCTTTTCACGGAGAAGGTGTGGTGCTGCTTGATGCATAA
- a CDS encoding D-aminoacylase, producing MANNIIIKNGFVVDGTGDKGYYADIEITGDKIVHLSKTSLSVDEFIDASGMVVAPGFIDVHSHSDYHILLNPYAESKVRQGVTTEVNGNCGYSITPVDGIIMKERQEQYYTSYGLKLNIKSISDYVELVNSQGTSLNILMLIGHGTLRGSVMGRKAEQPTDKDMQTMKSLVRQSMEQGASGISTGLAYTPGAYAKTDEVIELAKVVKEYNGIYATHMRSEGSALLESIEEAVTIGREAGLPVEISHLKTMYPENWKKIDRAFEIIENAKKSGIDVDADRYPYISAYTGLASVMPDWVYADSTEMALRRLGDRSVRNRIENELKQRHEDMKDYFSRIMLSQCFVEEDKRFEGMYITDIAKKLNIEPIEVVYQLLIKEGLMTTAIYFAMSEDNLKRIITKPYVSIGSDAGLRADYGPLYEGKPHPRSYGTYPRVFSDFVKTGLLTLEQAVYKMTSMPAEKMKLKKRGQIKEGWYADIVIFSPERMQDDATYKEPHVYPQGIHTVIVNGDVVINKGIHTKQLPGKILKWMNTF from the coding sequence ATGGCAAATAATATAATTATTAAAAATGGTTTTGTAGTGGATGGAACCGGCGATAAAGGTTATTACGCAGATATAGAAATAACAGGTGATAAGATTGTACATTTATCGAAGACTTCTTTGAGTGTAGATGAGTTTATTGATGCGTCCGGCATGGTGGTAGCGCCTGGCTTTATAGATGTACATTCACATTCCGATTACCATATCCTTTTAAATCCTTATGCAGAGAGCAAGGTAAGACAGGGTGTTACAACAGAGGTGAATGGCAACTGCGGTTACTCTATAACACCTGTTGACGGCATAATAATGAAAGAACGTCAGGAGCAATATTATACGAGCTATGGCTTAAAACTCAATATTAAGAGTATTTCTGATTACGTTGAGTTGGTTAACAGCCAGGGCACTTCTTTAAATATTCTTATGCTTATCGGTCATGGAACACTCAGAGGTTCTGTAATGGGCAGGAAGGCTGAGCAGCCAACAGATAAGGACATGCAAACCATGAAATCTCTTGTAAGGCAATCGATGGAACAGGGTGCCTCCGGAATATCAACGGGACTCGCATATACACCGGGTGCTTACGCTAAAACAGACGAGGTAATAGAACTTGCAAAGGTTGTTAAAGAGTATAACGGTATTTATGCAACCCATATGAGATCAGAAGGCAGTGCTTTATTAGAAAGTATTGAAGAGGCCGTTACCATTGGCAGAGAAGCCGGTTTACCTGTCGAGATCAGTCATTTAAAAACAATGTATCCGGAGAACTGGAAAAAAATTGACAGGGCATTTGAGATTATAGAGAATGCAAAAAAATCGGGTATTGATGTTGATGCAGACAGGTACCCATATATCTCGGCATATACAGGACTTGCATCGGTCATGCCGGACTGGGTGTACGCGGACTCTACAGAAATGGCATTACGGAGACTCGGGGATAGATCGGTAAGAAACAGGATTGAAAATGAGCTAAAACAAAGGCATGAAGATATGAAAGATTATTTTTCAAGGATCATGCTTTCGCAATGTTTTGTTGAAGAGGATAAAAGATTTGAAGGCATGTACATCACCGACATAGCAAAGAAACTTAACATCGAGCCGATTGAAGTTGTTTATCAACTGCTTATAAAAGAAGGTCTAATGACGACAGCTATATACTTTGCAATGAGCGAGGATAATCTAAAACGGATCATAACAAAACCTTACGTTTCCATAGGCTCTGATGCAGGATTAAGAGCGGATTATGGTCCATTATACGAAGGCAAACCGCACCCAAGGTCTTACGGCACATATCCTAGGGTGTTCAGTGATTTTGTAAAAACAGGCTTGCTTACACTTGAGCAGGCGGTTTACAAGATGACATCAATGCCGGCAGAAAAGATGAAACTTAAAAAAAGAGGGCAGATAAAAGAAGGCTGGTATGCAGACATTGTTATCTTTTCACCCGAGCGGATGCAGGATGATGCTACGTACAAAGAACCCCACGTATACCCTCAAGGCATTCATACCGTAATCGTTAATGGAGATGTAGTTATAAATAAGGGAATTCATACAAAACAGCTTCCGGGAAAAATACTTAAATGGATGAATACCTTTTAG
- the argJ gene encoding bifunctional glutamate N-acetyltransferase/amino-acid acetyltransferase ArgJ — translation MALSLPKGFLYSGVSCGIKPEGKKDLALIYSEVPAIAAGLFTTNAIKAAPVIYSINQLKKGKKRAILANSGVANAATGEDGLKDVNDIINTYANGLKIKPDELLAASTGVIGKRMPVDKVKAQVSILINDLSRQGFMDAVKAVMTTDTVPKYGSRKLRISGKDVTLTGFVKGSGMIQPHLATMLTFFTSDANISSTALKRALQSAVDLSFNRITIDGEMSTNDSVLILANGLAENEVIEDGKNYTAFEQAFIDLSKELSDKMVRDGEGAKKVIEIYVKGAKTIDDAKNVAYKLANSPLIKTAFFGEDPNWGRIIATVGASCHYVTEDKLRVWIGKQIVFNSGRGADNEALMKARNIMKNRAIQLIVDLGYGDKEFDVKTCDLTYDYIRINSIYTS, via the coding sequence ATGGCACTGTCATTACCAAAAGGTTTTTTGTATTCAGGTGTAAGCTGCGGAATAAAACCAGAGGGTAAAAAGGATTTAGCCCTTATATATTCTGAGGTTCCGGCAATTGCTGCAGGACTTTTTACTACTAATGCAATAAAAGCAGCTCCTGTAATCTACTCGATAAATCAGCTGAAAAAGGGTAAGAAAAGGGCTATACTCGCCAACAGTGGTGTTGCAAATGCTGCCACAGGTGAGGATGGTTTAAAGGATGTAAACGATATTATAAATACATATGCAAACGGTTTGAAGATAAAACCGGATGAACTTCTCGCCGCATCAACAGGTGTGATAGGTAAAAGGATGCCGGTGGATAAGGTTAAGGCTCAGGTAAGTATACTTATTAACGATCTATCCAGGCAAGGATTCATGGATGCTGTTAAGGCAGTAATGACAACAGACACTGTTCCAAAATATGGTTCAAGAAAGTTAAGAATATCGGGTAAAGATGTTACGCTGACAGGGTTTGTAAAAGGATCAGGCATGATTCAACCTCATCTTGCAACTATGCTTACATTTTTCACATCGGATGCAAACATTTCTTCAACAGCACTAAAGCGTGCATTACAGAGTGCCGTGGATCTATCGTTTAATAGAATAACGATAGATGGAGAAATGAGTACGAATGATTCTGTATTGATTCTTGCAAATGGGCTTGCAGAAAACGAGGTAATCGAAGACGGTAAGAATTATACAGCATTTGAACAGGCATTTATAGATCTATCAAAAGAACTTTCAGACAAAATGGTAAGAGACGGAGAGGGCGCAAAAAAGGTAATAGAGATTTATGTAAAAGGTGCGAAAACAATAGATGATGCAAAAAATGTAGCATACAAACTTGCCAATTCGCCTCTTATAAAAACCGCTTTTTTTGGTGAAGACCCTAACTGGGGCAGGATTATAGCCACGGTAGGAGCCTCATGCCATTATGTAACAGAGGATAAATTAAGGGTATGGATTGGCAAGCAGATAGTCTTTAATAGCGGAAGAGGTGCTGATAATGAGGCACTTATGAAAGCAAGAAATATAATGAAGAATAGAGCTATACAGCTTATAGTGGATTTAGGCTATGGAGATAAAGAGTTTGATGTAAAAACGTGTGACCTTACTTATGATTATATCAGGATAAATTCAATATACACAAGTTAG
- a CDS encoding Zn-ribbon domain-containing OB-fold protein yields the protein MIKNKEKWVEEASKKIKVPKELIEKAFKEEIDGNPSIDTPLEVPDIMDITYKYSYGGISRFFREIRDNQKLFGSKCTKCGKVWLPPRVHCNECYASTEWVELGDTAEIATYTVVYYGTSIFFDKTPYVCAFVRVDGADTLLMQNIFFKDINNARVGMKLKIKFKDNRNGDTGDFWFVPVEEA from the coding sequence ATGATAAAAAATAAAGAAAAATGGGTAGAAGAGGCGTCAAAAAAGATTAAAGTTCCAAAAGAGCTTATTGAAAAAGCTTTTAAAGAAGAGATAGACGGGAATCCGTCTATAGATACGCCTCTTGAAGTCCCTGATATTATGGACATAACATACAAATACAGCTATGGCGGGATATCAAGGTTTTTTAGAGAAATAAGGGATAATCAAAAATTATTTGGATCAAAATGCACAAAATGCGGCAAGGTATGGCTTCCGCCGAGGGTACATTGTAATGAATGCTATGCATCTACAGAATGGGTTGAGCTTGGAGATACGGCAGAAATCGCAACGTATACGGTTGTTTACTATGGCACATCAATCTTCTTTGATAAAACACCTTATGTGTGTGCGTTCGTTAGAGTAGATGGTGCAGATACCCTGTTGATGCAGAATATTTTTTTTAAAGATATTAACAATGCAAGGGTAGGTATGAAGCTTAAAATAAAGTTTAAAGATAATCGCAACGGTGACACAGGTGATTTTTGGTTTGTACCTGTTGAGGAGGCATAG
- a CDS encoding class I SAM-dependent methyltransferase — MHKFDPSHAHTLNNPQRLEHENPELILTAAGVRQDMFVVEIGSGAGFYTIPLSKIVGSNGVVYAVDVSERMLDVLKQNIITKQGHDIIKPLLSEETRIPIPAHIADMIINVNMLHEVEDKNAFMVELSRVMKKDGRLLIIDHKKEQTPSGPPVRDRISYEEVKSLLEQWFDIVVKGPSGEYQYGLIAMKAKDGK, encoded by the coding sequence ATGCATAAATTTGACCCATCACATGCACATACATTGAATAATCCGCAAAGGTTAGAACACGAGAATCCTGAATTGATACTCACTGCTGCCGGAGTAAGGCAGGATATGTTTGTTGTAGAGATCGGCAGTGGTGCAGGCTTTTATACAATACCTTTATCAAAGATCGTAGGGAGTAATGGCGTTGTGTACGCAGTTGACGTATCGGAAAGGATGCTTGATGTATTGAAACAGAATATTATAACCAAACAGGGTCATGATATAATAAAGCCTTTACTTTCAGAGGAAACGAGAATACCCATTCCTGCCCATATTGCCGATATGATTATTAATGTGAATATGCTTCATGAAGTTGAAGATAAAAACGCTTTCATGGTAGAGCTAAGCAGGGTCATGAAGAAAGATGGCAGATTACTTATTATAGATCATAAAAAAGAACAAACCCCGTCGGGCCCGCCGGTTCGCGATAGAATTTCTTATGAAGAAGTAAAGTCATTGCTTGAACAATGGTTTGATATAGTTGTTAAAGGGCCGTCGGGAGAGTATCAGTACGGGTTGATCGCAATGAAGGCAAAAGATGGCAAATAA